A window of the Vigna angularis cultivar LongXiaoDou No.4 chromosome 3, ASM1680809v1, whole genome shotgun sequence genome harbors these coding sequences:
- the LOC108324075 gene encoding protein FAR1-RELATED SEQUENCE 5 encodes MLPTIQHIKFSDLIISQRSWTVLVSCSFHGLLALSQTLIVLHRLRFLGYFVPLYNYRLSMDGNRNGLGILHEGSVDVGPEMSNNLDLNVEQNCCSPNIAHASDNQSCPPSKSVHSTNTVLGIGAEFESDDHAYRFYNKYATLVGFNVRKDWINRSKVHGQVVSRKFTCSKEGYRRKDKRDVNVKKHRKETRTGCLAHMIVTRQPNGKYQVTHFEAQHNHDNVNPNNANVVNLLNEFSVAQAMEAESNNSLGPKSESALDMLNKKISAHESLDILSMNYDNYLHCARERDMREGEAGRLLCYFQRQHFENPAFFYAIQLDVDDKVSNMFWSDDSMVVDFDHFGDVICLDTICRTNEDLRPLVQFLGVNHHRQVLIFAAAFLYDDSIESFTWLFRTFINAMSGKKPKAILTEQEAVIIEAVNTVLPDTNHCTCVWQLYENTLKHLSHVVKDAESLANDLRSTLYDPKDEEEFTHSWETVIEKYNLQQNEWLRWMYREREKWAVVFGRNTFFVDIKGFHLAEILSHKFRSYLNPEIDVVQFFKHFERVVGEQRYKEIEASDEMSRCLPRLMGNVVLLKHASNIYTPRAFEVFQRAYEKSLNVIVNQYSRNGSLFQYKANTFGHNRQYNVTFNSSDDTVVCSCMKFDRVGFLCDHALKVLDQRNIKVVPPQYILERWTEDARMRNLREIRQCKMQDNPKRVVASCYKDLCHKLLKLSTIASESEEAYQFAMRQLDEVMVGVEKILTPKAEGEVVTSRNSDVDASESEPAKIFPNEHIIEDQDEINSANGGKDRRATSDRGHLITMTCNGADSDRILNVEESPQNTVVCISSPPSTYVSSQPAAPNPIVQGLYSFEANQVVNCMYEQTNLMVDSQSNSSMMQPQNIFSNPQDSPGQSQLLQEPIIQSTYLESMPINNQMRQGMDLDIQNPHSSSFLLYDHRYRSSESA; translated from the exons ATGCTTCCTACGATTCAACACATAAAGTTCTCCGATTTGATTATATCCCAAAGGTCATGGACGGTGTTGGTATCTTGTTCCTTCCATGGATTACTTGCTCTGTCTCAAACCCTAATTGTGCTACATCGTCTTAGATTCCTCGGCTACTTTGTTCCTCTCTATAACTACCG GTTATCAATGGATGGGAATCGAAATGGGTTGGGTATTTTGCATGAAGGTAGTGTTGATGTTGGACCTGAGATGTCCAATAACTTGGACTTGAATGTGGAACAGAACTGTTGTAGTCCAAACATTGCTCATGCTAGTGACAATCAATCTTGTCCTCCATCAAAAAGTGTACACAGCACAAATACTGTTTTGGGAATTGGTGCAGAATTCGAGTCTGATGATCATGCATACCGATTCTATAATAAGTATGCGACTTTGGTGGGTTTCAATGTTAGAAAAGATTGGATAAATAGGAGTAAGGTGCATGGTCAGGTGGTGTCTAGAAAGTTTACCTGCTCCAAAGAGGGGTACCGCAGGAAAGACAAAAGAGATGTCAATGTGAAGAAGCATAGGAAGGAAACGAGAACTGGCTGCTTGGCACATATGATCGTCACTCGGCAGCCAAATGGAAAATACCAGGTCACCCATTTTGAAGCACAACATAATCATGACAATGTAAACCCTAACAATGCTAACGTGGTAAACTTGCTAAATGAATTTAGTGTTGCTCAAGCTATGGAAGCTGAATCAAACAATAGTTTGGGACCTAAATCAGAGTCAGCATTGGAtatgttgaataaaaaaataagtgcACACGAATCTCTTGATATACTTTCAATGAATTATGACAACTATCTTCATTGTGCAAGGGAAAGAGATATGAGGGAAGGAGAAGCAGGGCGTTTGCTTTGTTACTTCCAAAGGCAGCACTTCGAAAATCCAGCATTTTTTTATGCCATACAGCTTGATGTTGATGACAAGGTTAGCAATATGTTTTGGTCTGACGACAGTATGGTCGTGGATTTTGATCACTTTGGAGATGTCATTTGTTTGGATACAATTTGCAGAACGAATGAAGATCTTCGGCCACTTGTACAGTTTTTAGGTGTTAACCATCACAGACAAGTTTTAATATTTGCTGCTGCTTTTTTGTATGATGATTCCATTGAATCATTTACTTGGTTATTTCGAACTTTCATTAATGCTATGTCCGGGAAAAAGCCAAAGGCCATTCTCACAGAACAAGAAGCTGTAATCATTGAAGCAGTCAATACAGTTTTACCTGACACAAATCATTGTACATGTGTATGGCAGTTGTATGAGAACACTTTGAAACACCTCAGTCATGTTGTAAAGGATGCGGAATCTCTTGCAAATGATCTGCGGAGCACTCTTTACGACCCCAAGGATGAGGAGGAATTTACTCATTCTTGGGAAACTGTGATAGAGAAGTATAATCTGCAGCAAAATGAATGGCTGAGATGGATgtatagagaaagagagaaatggGCTGTTGTCTTTGGTCGAAATACATTTTTTGTAGACATCAAAGGCTTTCATTTAGCTGAGATTTTGTCTCATAAGTTTAGAAGTTATCTAAATCCTGAAATTGATGTAGTTCAATTTTTTAAGCATTTTGAAAGGGTAGTAGGTGAACAGCGTTATAAAGAAATAGAAGCTAGTGATGAAATGAGCAGGTGTTTGCCAAGACTAATGGGTAATGTGGTTCTGTTGAAGCATGCAAGTAATATTTATACACCAAGAGCATTTGAAGTATTTCAGCGAGCATATGAGAAGTCTTTGAATGTTATTGTTAATCAATACAGTAGAAATGGATCATTGTTTCAGTACAAAGCAAATACATTTGGGCATAATAGACAATACAATGTCACCTTCAATTCCTCTGATGACACAGTTGTCTGCAGTTGTATGAAGTTTGACCGTGTTGGATTTCTGTGTGATCATGCGCTTAAAGTTCTTGATCAAAGAAACATAAAAGTAGTTCCACCTCAGTACATCTTGGAGAGATGGACTGAAGATGCGAGGATGAGAAATCTTAGAGAGATTAGGCAATGTAAGATGCAAGATAATCCTAAAAGGGTTGTTGCTAGCTGTTACAAAGACTTGTGCCACAAATTGCTCAAGTTGTCAACAATAGCGTCTGAATCCGAGGAAGCTTATCAATTTGCTATGAGGCAACTTGATGAAGTGATGGTAGGAGTGGAGAAAATCTTGACACCGAAAGCTGAAGGTGAAGTTGTCACCTCACGTAATTCTGATGTAGATGCTTCAGAAAGTGAGCCTGCAAAGATCTTTCCGAATGAGCATATAATTGAGGATCAGGATGAAATTAACAGCGCAAATGGTGGAAAAGACAGGAGAGCCACGTCAGACAGGGGGCACTTAATAACCATGACATGTAATGGAGCCGATTCTGACAGGATTTTGAATGTAGAAGAGTCACCGCAAAATACTGTTGTCTGTATTTCGAGCCCCCCCTCTACATATGTTTCATCTCAGCCTGCAGCACCGAATCCGATTGTGCAG GGTTTGTACAGTTTTGAAGCCAATCAAGTGGTTAACTGCATGTATGAGCAGACTAATCTTATGGTGGACAGTCAATCTAATTCTAGCATGATGCAACCGCAAAACATCTTTTCTAACCCACAGGATTCTCCTGGTCAATCTCAACTATTGCAG GAGCCTATAATCCAGAGCACTTACCTTGAGTCCATGCCAATCAATAATCAGATGCGGCAG GGAATGGATCTTGACATTCAAAATCCTCATTCGTCGTCGTTCTTGCTGTATGACCATAGATACAGAAGTTCTGAGTCTGCATGA